In Nocardia sp. NBC_01327, the genomic stretch GAATCGCCTCGGCATCGGTGATGAGGTCGCGAACGCCGGCGACTGTCACGGCGGTGTCGAAACCCTGCTCGTATTGGGTTGCGCCCAAGACGATTCCGTCCGCGCGCGGGACCAGGTAGATGGGGCGGCCGTGCACGCGCGCCCGGATCACGCCCTGCGGCGGGACCGGTGCGCTGGGGCGGCGGCGCAGGCGCAGGATCTCACCCTTCACCGGGCGCACCGGCAGGCCCGACCACAGGGCGGCCGCGGCGGCGCCCGCGGCGAGCACGATCCGATCGTGCGGGAGGTCTTCCAGGGAGGTCACCTGTTCGGCGCGGAATTCGACTCCGGCGGCGGTACAGGCCGCGCGCAGGGCGGTCACCAGGGCGCGGTTGTCCACGGCCGGTTCGGACGTCGCCAGCAGTCCGGCGCGGACCGTGCGGGCCAGGCCGGGTTCGGCCGCACGGACACCGGCCCGGTCCAGCAGTCGCAGTGCATGACCGCGCGCATTGACCCAGTCTGCGATGGTGCGCAGATCGGCCGCGTCGGCGGCATCGAGGGCGACGGTGAGGGTGCGCGTCGCGGTGAACAGGTCCGCACCCGTGCGGGCCCGCAGGCGCTCGGCGAAATCGGGCCAGCGCGCGAGCGAGGCGGCCCCGAATTCCAGGGCGCCGTCCTCACCCGGCCACCCCTCGGAGAGGGGGGCGAGCATGCCGCCCGCGACCCAGGAGGCGCCTGTCCCATTTGCCGGATCCAGCAGTGTGACCATCCAGCCCGATTCGGCGGCCCGCCAGGCCACTGAGAGCCCGATCACGCCTCCGCCGACCACGGCCAGAGTCCGCATCTGGTTCCACCTCACTACCCGGACATACCGGGAACTGCAATTTCATCTGTAAGTACATCTGACGTAAACGCCTGATCACGCGTAACCGACCGCGAGGCATTCCACATGCCCACGGTAGCGCGACTACGGTCTGAAACGTGCAGCCCTCCCACCCCGGCCGCCCTGCGGCACCGCGCGAACGTCTGGCCGACGCGCGCCTGTATTTGTGCACCGACGCTCGGCGGGAAAAGGGCGATTTGGCCGCCTTCGCCGATGCGGCCCTCGCGGGCGGTGTCGACATCATCCAGCTACGAGACAAGGGGTCGCCCGGGGAGCAGCAGTTCGGCTCGCTCGAGGCCAAGGCCGAACTCGGCGTCCTCGCCGAACTGAAGGCGGCCGCCCGCCGCCACGGGGCGCTCCTCGCCGTGAACGATCGCGCCGATATCGCCCTCGCCGCCGGCGCCGATGTGCTGCATCTGGGCCAGGGCGATCTACCGCCCTTCTACGCCCGCAGAATTCTCGGCCCGGATGTCGTGATCGGGCGCTCCACCCACAATCGCGCGCAAGCCGGGCTCGCGGGGGTCGACGAACATATCGACTACTTCGCCACCGGCCCGGTGTACGCCACTCCGACCAAGCCTGGACGCCAGCCCTCGGGGCTGGACCTCGTGCGCTCCACGGCCGAATCGCACACCACCCGACCGTGGTTCGCCATCGGCGGCATCGACGACACACGACTGCCCGAGGTGCTCGCCGCCGGTGCGACCCGAATCGTGGTGGTGCGCGCCATTACCGCCGCCGCCGACCCCGAGGCCGCCGCCCGCGCCCTGAAGCAACGCATTCTGGACAACCTCGACCGCTGAGAACCACCCGTCGTCCCAGCATGGCTTCGGCCGGGACCGTGGTGGATCAGCCGCTCCCTGTGGATTCCGGCCGGAGGCACGCCGGAATGACGGGCGAATTCAGCCGGCCGGCAATGGGTCCAGGCGGATCGGGACGCCGTTGAGGTTGGACATGCCCGCGAGGCGTTCGACATCGGCGATGTCGGACGACATCAGGTCGTTGACATTGGCGCCGCCCGCGGCGTTCGCGCGCTGCCAGCCGCCGCTGTGGCCCCAGCCGTGCGGGATGGCCACCGTGCCCTCGGTCATGTCCTCGGTGAGGCGGGCGGTCACTTCGATCGAACCGTGCGCGGAGCTGACCCGGCAGCGGACGCCCTCCGAGATACCGGCCACGGCAGCGTCTTTCGGGTTGATGCGGGCCGCGTGCGTGCGATCGCCGCGCATGAGCAGTTCGGAATTGTGCATCCAGGAGTTGTGGGATTTCAGCTCACGCATGCCGATGACGCGCAGCGGATAGGCCGGATCCACCTCCGGGGTTTCGAGGCCGCCGAGTTCGGCGAGAATCTCCCCCGGAGCCAGCTGCACCCGTTTGTCCTTGTGCTGCACCACTTCTCGCAGCACCCCGGTGGTGACGGCCTCGGCGAGCACCACGCCGTGCGGGTGGCGGCGCAGCATGCGGAGGCTCAGGCCACCGCGGCGCAGGCCGAACAGATCGCCGTACGGACCCGTGCGAATGGCGAGGTCGGCCAGCACCTTCGGGGTGGGCCGGGCATTGCGCCCGCCGGGCAGACCGCGCAGGCGGCTCAGCAGGCCACCGGCGAGCTTTGGTCCGAAAACGAAGGGCTGCACGCCGATTCGGGTGGCGATAGCGTCGATGATCTGCCATTCCTCGCGGGCCTCGCCGTACGGCTCCAGCACCCGCTCGGTGTACTGGGTGTACGGGGTGGGCGAGAGCGCCGTGAACGGCAGCGGAATATCGTCGCGCTCCAGGAAGGTGGTGGCGGGCAGGATGTAGTCCGCCATTCGATTGGTGTCGTTCATATAGAGGTCGATCGAGACGAACAGGTCGAGTTGCGCCAGCGCGGCGAATAATTCACGGCCGTTGGGGACCGAGGAGACCGGATTGCCGGCCGAGGTGAACAGTGCGCGCAACTGACCGGGGCCCGGGGTGGTGATCTCCTGAGCCATGACGGCCGCCGGGAAGGTGCCCAGCACATCCGGGAAATCGCCTATGCGGGAACGGTTCTTGCCGTAGCCGATGAGGCCGAGGCGGGCGTTGAGCTTGGAGACGGCCACCAGTTCTTTACCGAATACCGAGCCGCCGGGCACATCCAGATTGCCGGTCACCAGGGCCAGCGCATCGATGAGAAAGGCGACCAGGGTGGCATGGCGGCCCAGGCACGTGCCGGTGCGGCCGTAGACGGCGGCGCTGCCGGCGCGGGCCAGATCACGGGCCAGCGCGCGCACCCGGTCCGGTTCCAGGCCGGTCACGACGGCGGTCGCCTCCGGGCTGAATCGGCTGACGGCATCGCGCAATTCGCGCACGCCGGCGGCCTGGCGGCGCAGCGCCTGCGCATCGGCCAGGCCTTCGGTGAAAATGACCTGGAGCAGCGCGGCGAGCAGCCAGGCATCACTGTCCGGCCGCACACCGACGTGCTCGAACAGGCGCGCGGTCTCCGTCCGGCGCGGATCGACCACCACGACCCGGCCGCCGCGCTTGGTGATCGCGGTGAGCTTCTCCCGGATGCGCGGCATGCTCATCGCACTACCGTGTGAGACAACGGGATTCGCGCCGAGCATGAGCAGGAAATCGGTGCGCTCCAGATCCGGGACCGGCACCGAGGTGAGCGAGCCGTACAGCAGCTCACTGGCGACGAAGCGATTGTTGATGTCCTGCGAGCCCGCCGAATACATATGCCGCAGACCGGCGGCCAGCTGAAAACCGACCAGCCACAGCGTATGTGAATAGGAGAACGAGGACGGATTCCCGAAATACCAACCGAGACTTTCCCGTCCGTGCGCGCCGATGATCGCGCGCAGCCGGGCGCCGATATCGTCGAGCGCCTCCGCCCACGAGACGCGCTCGAAACCCTCGCCGTTTCGCCGCATCGGATACAGCACGCGATCCGGATCGTTCTGAATCTCGGTGAACGCGATGCCCTTCGGGCACGCATTGCCCAGCGATAGCGGATGCTCCTTATCGGCGCGCAGCCGCACCAGTTTCCCGTCCTCGACGGTGGCGATCAGCCCGCAGAGTGGTTCGCAGATCCGGCAGTACGTGGGAATCTCACGCTGGCTCACGCCTCAAGACAACACCTGGGCGAGCGTGAGGAACAACACATTTCCGGCCATATCGGCCGCCGCGGGGCTCGGTTCGGCCGCACCGATCCGCGCGGTGCGGGCATCGCCGTTGCCGCCGGAGCACAGCCACAGGAACTCCGCGTCCGACAGTTCCAGGGTGCGTGGCAATGCGGCCGCCACCGCCGCCGGATCGTCCAGCCCGTCCAGGCTCACCCGCGTCGGGGTGGCGCGCAGCAGCGGCCAGGCGGCGGCGAAACCGGGATGCAGCGGGCGCGCGTCCACCTCGTCCTCCGGCACCCACGCCAGTTCCGTGGATTCGAGATTGCCCCGGGTGCGCAATTGCGTGACCGCGTCGGCGATGACCGTGGTGTACGTCCAGCCGCTGTCCGCGACGGCGGTAACCCGCGAGGCCCGCACCCGGATGGACCCGGCGGTGATGCCCGCCTCCTCCTCGGCCTCGCGAACGGCGGCGTGCACGGTGGTCTCATGGCTGTCGCGCGCGCCGCCGGGCAGCGCCCAGGTGCCGCCCTGATGACTCCAGGCCGCGCGATGCTGCAGCAGCACCGCCGATCCCCCGTCCACGAGCGGTGCGCGCAGCAACAGTCCGGCAGCACCGAAGCGTCCCCACTGACGGGTGCCATCGGGACTCTCGGCCCAGCCGTCGCCGTCACCTCGCATACTTCGCAATCCCATCCTCGGACCGCGCCGCGATGACTGCCGGGTGTTCCCGCGTCACGGCACAGGTACGTCCACAATAAGCTCATTCGACAGCAACAAGTCGATCGTCCGGTTTCGGTCAGTGGGAGGTGAACATGGTTCGCAACGAGGAGCTGCGCCTCGACGAGCTGTCGCCGCGGGCTGCGGCCGCCGCCGTCCGGGAACGGTTCTCGTCGACCGATATGCGGACGTTCGCGCACTCCTCACCGGCGAAATTGATCGCGGTGGGGCTGGTGCTGCTGGGCATGTGCGTGGCGGCCGGGGTGGTCACCGCCACCGCGGTCAACCATCGCCAGCACGCGCTCGACGTGCTTTTGGATCAGTCCGAGCCGGACGCCTATTCGGCACAGCGGCTCTATACCTCGCTGTCGGTGGCGGACGCCTCGGCCGGCACCGCGTTCATCTCCGGCGGGCTGGAACCGAAACCGGTGCGGGACAGGTACAACCAGGCCATCGGCGAGGCGGCGGCGGAACTGGTGACGCAGTCCGATCGCAGCGGCGGGGATACCGATACCGATCTGCGCTCCGGGATAGCCACCGGATTGCCGGTGTACAGCGGACTGGTGGAGACGGCACGCACCGACAATCGCAACAGCCTGCCCGTCGGCGCCGCCTATCTGAGCGAGGCGTCCAATCTCATGCAGTCGACCATGCTGCCCATGGCGCAGGAACTGCAGGAGCACCGCTCGGCCGCCATCGCCGCGACCCAGCACCATCATGTGCAGCCGCCGTGGTCGGCGATCATCCTGCCGCTGCTGGCGGTCGCGGCGCTCGTCACGGCACAGCTGTTCCTGTTCCGGCGCTGGAATCGGGTGCTCAATCCGGGACTGCTGCTGGCCACCGCCATCATGGTGGCGTTACTGGGCTGGACGGTGCTGGCGGGCGTCATCTCCGCGGTGTCCACCACCCATTCCCGCGACGACGGCAGCGTTCCCACCGCGGCGCTCACCGAGAGCCGCATTCTCGCGCAGCAGGCCCGCGCCGCCGAAACCCTGAAGCTGGTGCGCCGCGATACCAGCGCCGAATACGACAACACCTTCGACCAGGCCACCACTAAACTGAGTGGCATTCTGGCCGGTTATTCGAAGGACGCACCTGGCGCGAGCGAGGTGAAAACCGCGAGCGACGCCCTGAGTCATTGGCGCGCCGCCCATCAGCGCATGAACGACGCACTTTCGCGCGGCGACTTCATCGGCGCGGGCGCGGTCGCCACCGGACCCGGCGCGAACGAGGCCACCGCCCAGGTCGACACCCTCGACCACGCACTCGGCGACGGCATCACCGACACCCGGAACACCCTGCGCACCAATGCCTCCCATGCCGCCCGCACCCTCGATCTGCTGGCGCCGGGTGCGCTGGTGCTGAGCACCGCGGCGGCCGTACTGGTGGCAGCCGGGCTGTGGCCGCGCCTGCGGGAGTACCGATGAGCCGGCGGCGCGCACCGTTCGACGGGCGCCGCGCGGCCCGGGCGACCTGGCGACCGGCGGTGGCCGCGCTGACCCTCTGCACGGTCGCACTGACCACGGCCTGTGCCGACAATGCCGCTCCCGCACCGCAATTGCCGCGGGTGCCCAGCTATGCCGAACCGCCGCTGCCCTCGGGGGCCACGGTCGCACCGGCCAATGCCGCCGCGCCACCGGCGCCGGTGAACTGCGGTGACCCGACCGCCAGTCTGCGGCCGACCGGCGCGCGGACCGGGCCCGATCTCGATGCCATCCGCAATCGGGGGCGGCTGCTCGTCGGGCTCGATCCGGGCAGCAATCTGTTCAGCTTCCGCGATCCGACCACCGGGGCGCTCGCCGGATTCGATGTGGACATCGCCAGGGAGGTGGCGCGGGATCTGCTCGGCAATCCCGATCTCGTCGAATTCCGCATTCTCGGTTCCGCCGAGCGGGAACGCGCGCTGCAGGAGCACACCGTCGATGTCGTGGTGAAGACCATGACCATCAATTGCGACCGGCGGCAACGGGTTACGTTCTCCACCTCCTATCTGCAGGCGCATCAGCGGGTGCTGACGGTGCGCGATTCCGGTATTACCGGACTCGCGGATCTGGCGGGCAAACGGGTGTGCGTGGTGCCCGGCACCACCTCCATCGATCTGGTCCGCAGTCAGCAGCCCGCCGCCTCCATCGTCACCGTGCCCAGCTGGGCCGACTGCCTGGTGGTGCTGCAGCAGCGGCAGGCCGACGCCATCAGCACCGATGACACCCTGCTCGCCGGACTGTCCGAACAGGATCCGCAGACCGAGGTGGTCGGCCCCGACCTCAGCACCGAGCAGTACGGCATCGGCATCTCCAAGGGCTCCGACGATCTGGTCCGCGCCGTCAATGCGACGCTGGAGCGCATTCGCGGTGACGGCACCTGGAACCGCAGCTATCAGCGCTGGCTCGCCAGCGAACTCGGCGATGCCGCGATCCCGCCGCCGCCCAGGTATCAGGACTGATATGAGCGACCCGAACGAGATCGGCGAGCCGACCCGGGCATCGCAGCGCACAGGGGACGAGGCGCCGCCGACCCAGGCCACCGAGCGCATCGAGCAGGCGCACCCGGGCACCCCGGCCACCGAAAACATGAACGGCGCGCCGACCCGCTCCACCGAGCGGTTCGGCGATGACGGTACAGGCACACCGGAACCGGAAGTAGTTGCGGCGGAGGGTGTTTCCCCGAGCTCCGGCCTCGGCGGGCACGAGGGAGAGGTCCGGACACCGACCCGGCCCTCGCAGCGCACGGCGCGGATGTCGCGGCAGCGGCCGGTGGTCCGGCGGCTCGGGGCCGGACTGGTGCCCATTCCGGCGGTCACGCCGGTGGATCCGGAACAGGCGGTGCTCGCCGATCCGGAGGTGTCGGAGGGACGCCGATTCTGCTGGCGCTGCGGCAAACCCGTGGGCCGGGCGACCGCGACGCATGCCGCGCACGCCGCGGGAACATGTGAAACCTGCGGTGCGCCTTATGATTTCCGCCCTTCACTGCATCAGGGTGATGTGGTGGCGGGCCAGTACGAGATCCAGGGCTGTATCGCACACGGCGGACTGGGCTGGATCTACCTCGCCATCGACCGCAATGTCAGCGACCGATGGGTGGTGCTCAAGGGCCTGTTGCACTCCGGTGATGCCGAGGCGCAGGCGGTGGCGGTCGCCGAACGGCAGTTCCTGGCCGAGGTGGCGCATCCCAGCATTGTGAAGATCCACAATTTCGTGGAGCATCCGGGGCCGGACGGCTCCCCCATCGGCTACATCGTCATGGAGTACGTGGGCGGGCACTCGCTGCGGGACATGCTCGATCAGCATGTGCGGCCCGAACGCATGCCGGTGGCCGAGGCCATCGCCTATGTGCTGGAAGTCCTTCCGGCACTGGAGTATCTGCACTCCGGCGGGCTGGCCTACAACGACCTCAAACCCGACAATGTCATGGTCACCTCCGAGCGGGTGGAACTGATCGACCTGGGTGCGGTGGCGCAGTTCGAGGCATACGGAAACCTGTACGGCACCAGGGGTTATCAGGCCCCGGAGGTCGGCCGGACCGGGCCGACCGTGGCCTCCGACATCTATACGGTGGGCCGGACGCTGGCCGTGCTCACGCTGAATCTGCCGATGGAGAAGGGCGCCTACGTCGACGGCATCCCGAACCCGACGGATCAGCCGGTCCTGGCCCGGCACGAGTTCTTCCATCGGCTGCTGCTGCGCGCCACCGATCCGGACCCGGACCGCCGATTCGGGTCGGCCCGGCTGCTCGGCAGTCAGCTCATGGGCGTGCTGCGGGAAATCCTCGCCGTCGAACTCGGCAATGAACATCCGCAGCTGTCCACACTGTTCAGCCCGCCCCGCACGAGTTTCGGGACCGGGGAGTTCGTCGCGCAGACCGACGGCATCATCGACGGCATCGCCCGCAGCACGCTGCTGCGCCCGCGCGATGTGGTGGCCGCGCTGCCGGTGCCGATCATCGATCCCGCCGACCCGTCCGCACCGCTGCTGGCCGGCGCGGCGCATCCCGAACCCCGGCACGCGCTGGACGAACTGCGGCACTCCCGCCAGCGCGCGGCGGCCGAACCCGCCGGTGCGCCGGACACTTTCGAGATGGAGGTGACGCTCGCCGAGGCCCGCGCGCATCTCGATCTGTTCGAGCCCGCCGCCGCCCGCCTGGTACTGGAGCGCCTCACCGGCACACCGGAGGCCGCGGATTGGCGCACCGACTGGTATCTCGGCATGACCGAACTGCTGGAACAGGATTTCGAGCGCGCCTTCGCGCACTTCGACTCGGTGCTGCAGGCCGTTCCGGGTGAGATCGCACCCAAGTTGGCCCTGGCCGCCACCGCCGAACTCACACTCCAGCACTGGGATTCACCCGATCCGGAGGAGTGGCGCGCCTACGCCGAGAACTACTACGCCACGGTCTGGCGCACCGACCGGGGTGTGGTGAGCGCCGCCTTCGGCCTGGCCCGGCAGCTCGCGGCCGCCGGTGACATCAGCGCGGCGGTGCACGCCCTCGACGAGGTGCCGCCCGCCTCCCGGCACTATGCCGAAGCGCGCATGACCGCCGTGCTCATGCTGTTGACCTCGGCTCCGGTCGGGAAACTCGACGAAGGCACCCTGTATGTGGCCGCCGCCCGGGTACAGGCGCTGCCCGCCGGTGAAAGCCGTGCGGCGCAGCTGCGCGTGCTGGTACTGGGCACCGCGCTGGGATGGCTCGAGGCCGGTCGCATTCCGAAGACGTCGGATGCGGAGATCTTCGGCGCACCGTTCACCGAACGAGAGCTGCGGCGCGGCATCGAGACCGGCCTGCGCGGCATCGCCCGCTCCGCACCCGGCCGCACGCACCGCTACGCGCTGGTGGATCTCGCCAATGCGGTGCGCGCCAAATCCTGGTTCTGACCGGGGACCGGAAGGTCCCCGTGCCGCGCTGCGGTGACCCTCGGGGCAGCCGAGGCGTCGGCGGTTCTGGCGAGGGAAGGTCAGTTCCTACCGCAGCTGTGCGTGTGCGACACGGGTTCCGGTGGCGCCGGAGGAACCGGATCCGAGTGCCACTCTGTCAGCGCGATCGTGAGGATTGTATGAAGCTCAGCCGACCAGGCGGGCGGCTGCGCGGGCGATGGCCAGCTCCTCGTTGGTGGGCACCACCAGCACCGCCACCTCGGCGCCCTCGGGCGAGATGTACCGGGCGGAGCGGTCTTTCGCGGTATTGCGTTCCGGATCGACCGTGATGCCGAAGCGCTCGAGATCGGCCAGGGCGGCCGCGCGCACCTTCGCATCGTTCTCCCCCACGCCCGCGGTGAAGGTGATGGCGTCCACGCGGCCGAGTTCCACCAGGTACGCGCCGATATAGCGGCGCAGGCGGTGGATGTAGACATCGAAGGCGAGTCGCGCTGCGGCATCACCGGTTTCGATGAGGCGGCCGAGTTCGCGGAAGTCGTTCACCCCCGAGAGGCCCTTGATGCCGGATTGCCGGTTGAGCAGGGCGTCCACATCGTCGACATCCATCTCGGCGGTGCGGATCAGGTGGAAGATGATGCCGGGATCGAGATCGCCCGAGCGGGTGCCCATGACCAGCCCCTCGAGCGGGGTCAGGCCCATCGTGGTGTCGACGGCTCGGCCACCGCGAATGGCGGAGGCCGACGCGCCGTTGCCGAGGTGCAGCACAATCTGATTGAGCTCGCCGCGATCGCGGCCGAGGAAGTCCGCGACCTGGCCCGAGACGTACTCGTGCGAGGTGCCGTGGAAGCCGTAGCGCCGCACACCGTGTGCGGCAGCGACTTTCGCATCGATGGCATAGGTCTTGGCGGCGGCGGGCAGGCCGTGGAAGAACGCGGTGTCGAACACCGCCACCTGCGGCACGTCCGGCAGCAGCTTGCGGGCGCTCTCGATGCCGACCACGTTTGCCGGATTGTGCAGCGGCGCAAGGGAAGAAAGATTGGATATCGCCTCCACCACCTCATCTGTGATGAGCGTCGGCTCGTAGAACACCTCACCGCCGTGCACCACCCGGTGCCCGACCGCGCGCAGGCCCTCATCGGCCAGATCGTGCCCGCTCTCGGCGAAGATGTCGAAGACCAGGCGCAGTCCGGCGGCGTGATCGCCCACTTCGCCGTCGTGCTCGAAAGTCTTTCCGTCACTCTGGTGTTCGATGGTGGGCGAGCCCGCGGCGACCGGTTCGCCGATGCGCTGCACCACGCCGGAGGCGACCACATTCGCCGATTCCGGGTCCAGCAGCTGGTATTTGATGGACGAGGATCCCGAATTGATCACCAGGACATTCACAGTGCCTCCTGCTGGGCCTGAATGGCGGTGATGGCAACGGTATTGACGATATCGGCGACCAGCGCGCCACGGGAGAGGTCATTGACCGGCTTGCGCAGACCCTGCAGCACCGGGCCGATGGCCACCGCGCCCGCGCTGCGCTGCACGGCCTTGTAGGTGTTGTTGCCGGTATTGAGGTCCGGGAAGATGAAGACCGTCGCCTGCCCGGCCACCGCCGAATCCGGCAGTTTGGTGCGCGCCACGGTCGGTTCGATGGCGGCGTCGTACTGAATCGGGCCCTCCACCAGCAACTCCGGCGCGCGCTCGTGCACCAGCTTGGTGGCGGTGCGCACCTTCTCCACATCGGCGCCGGAGCCGGATTCGCCGGTCGAGTACGACAGCATGGCCACCCGCGGTTCGATACCGAACTGGGCGGCGGTCTTCGCCGAGGAGATGGCGATATCGGCCAGCTGATCCGAGGTCGGATCCGGTACCACCGCGCAGTCGCCGTAGGCCAGCACCCGGTCCGCCAGGCACATGAGGAAGACGCTCGACACCGTGGAGACGCCCGGGGTGGTCTTGATGATCTCGAACGCCGGGCGAATGGTGTGCGCGGTGGTGTGCGCGGCGCCGGACACCATGCCGTCCGCGACGCCCATATGCACCATCATGGTGCCGAAATACGAGATATCGGCCAGGTATTCGCGGGCCCGGTCCACCGTCATGCCCTTGTGCGCGCGCAGCCGGGTGTACTCCTCGGCGAATTCGTCACGCAGCGGGCAGGTCAGCGGATCGAGCACCTCGGCGGCCTCGATGTCCACCCCGAGTTCGGCGGCGCGATTACGCACGGCGGTCTCGTCACCGAGGATGGTGAGATCGGCGATCTTGCGCTGCAGCACCCGGCCGGCGGCGCGCAGAATGCGATCGTCGTCGCCCTCAGGCAGCACGATGCGCTTGCGGTCGGCGCGGGCGCGCTCGATCAGCTGGTACTCGAACATCTGCGGGGTGGTGACATTCGGGATGGGAATCTCGATCTGCTCCAACAACTCCCGGGCATTCACCCGCTCCTCCATGAGCGCGAGCGCGGTGTCGACCTTGCGGATGCTGGACAGCGACACCCGGCCCCGGGTGCGGGCGGCGGCCTTGGCGGTGGCGAAGGTGCCCAGCGCGGTCGAGAGGATCGGCAGCTTCGGCTTCAAACCCGCCATAAGGCGTGCGATGGACGGCGCGGGCTGCATATCGCCGTTCATGATGATGCCCGCCAGCGACGGAAAACCCTCCGCCTCATGGGCATTCACCAGGGCCAGCAGGACGTCCGAACGATCGCCGGGCGTGATCACGGCGACGCCGTCGGTGAGCCGCTCCAGAATGTGCTCGATCGTCATACCGCCGATGATCA encodes the following:
- a CDS encoding glutamate ABC transporter substrate-binding protein, producing MSRRRAPFDGRRAARATWRPAVAALTLCTVALTTACADNAAPAPQLPRVPSYAEPPLPSGATVAPANAAAPPAPVNCGDPTASLRPTGARTGPDLDAIRNRGRLLVGLDPGSNLFSFRDPTTGALAGFDVDIAREVARDLLGNPDLVEFRILGSAERERALQEHTVDVVVKTMTINCDRRQRVTFSTSYLQAHQRVLTVRDSGITGLADLAGKRVCVVPGTTSIDLVRSQQPAASIVTVPSWADCLVVLQQRQADAISTDDTLLAGLSEQDPQTEVVGPDLSTEQYGIGISKGSDDLVRAVNATLERIRGDGTWNRSYQRWLASELGDAAIPPPPRYQD
- a CDS encoding NUDIX domain-containing protein, which gives rise to MRGDGDGWAESPDGTRQWGRFGAAGLLLRAPLVDGGSAVLLQHRAAWSHQGGTWALPGGARDSHETTVHAAVREAEEEAGITAGSIRVRASRVTAVADSGWTYTTVIADAVTQLRTRGNLESTELAWVPEDEVDARPLHPGFAAAWPLLRATPTRVSLDGLDDPAAVAAALPRTLELSDAEFLWLCSGGNGDARTARIGAAEPSPAAADMAGNVLFLTLAQVLS
- a CDS encoding molybdopterin-containing oxidoreductase family protein; the protein is MSQREIPTYCRICEPLCGLIATVEDGKLVRLRADKEHPLSLGNACPKGIAFTEIQNDPDRVLYPMRRNGEGFERVSWAEALDDIGARLRAIIGAHGRESLGWYFGNPSSFSYSHTLWLVGFQLAAGLRHMYSAGSQDINNRFVASELLYGSLTSVPVPDLERTDFLLMLGANPVVSHGSAMSMPRIREKLTAITKRGGRVVVVDPRRTETARLFEHVGVRPDSDAWLLAALLQVIFTEGLADAQALRRQAAGVRELRDAVSRFSPEATAVVTGLEPDRVRALARDLARAGSAAVYGRTGTCLGRHATLVAFLIDALALVTGNLDVPGGSVFGKELVAVSKLNARLGLIGYGKNRSRIGDFPDVLGTFPAAVMAQEITTPGPGQLRALFTSAGNPVSSVPNGRELFAALAQLDLFVSIDLYMNDTNRMADYILPATTFLERDDIPLPFTALSPTPYTQYTERVLEPYGEAREEWQIIDAIATRIGVQPFVFGPKLAGGLLSRLRGLPGGRNARPTPKVLADLAIRTGPYGDLFGLRRGGLSLRMLRRHPHGVVLAEAVTTGVLREVVQHKDKRVQLAPGEILAELGGLETPEVDPAYPLRVIGMRELKSHNSWMHNSELLMRGDRTHAARINPKDAAVAGISEGVRCRVSSAHGSIEVTARLTEDMTEGTVAIPHGWGHSGGWQRANAAGGANVNDLMSSDIADVERLAGMSNLNGVPIRLDPLPAG
- the thiE gene encoding thiamine phosphate synthase; amino-acid sequence: MQPSHPGRPAAPRERLADARLYLCTDARREKGDLAAFADAALAGGVDIIQLRDKGSPGEQQFGSLEAKAELGVLAELKAAARRHGALLAVNDRADIALAAGADVLHLGQGDLPPFYARRILGPDVVIGRSTHNRAQAGLAGVDEHIDYFATGPVYATPTKPGRQPSGLDLVRSTAESHTTRPWFAIGGIDDTRLPEVLAAGATRIVVVRAITAAADPEAAARALKQRILDNLDR
- the thiO gene encoding glycine oxidase ThiO, whose product is MRTLAVVGGGVIGLSVAWRAAESGWMVTLLDPANGTGASWVAGGMLAPLSEGWPGEDGALEFGAASLARWPDFAERLRARTGADLFTATRTLTVALDAADAADLRTIADWVNARGHALRLLDRAGVRAAEPGLARTVRAGLLATSEPAVDNRALVTALRAACTAAGVEFRAEQVTSLEDLPHDRIVLAAGAAAAALWSGLPVRPVKGEILRLRRRPSAPVPPQGVIRARVHGRPIYLVPRADGIVLGATQYEQGFDTAVTVAGVRDLITDAEAILPGIGEYEFAEAAAGSRPGSPDSVPLIGYLDNRVIAATGHGRNGILGTPVTVDAVLALLSDTELPEAAPADPGRFARPVPADTPSARTEAPISPGGIR
- a CDS encoding acetate kinase; amino-acid sequence: MNVLVINSGSSSIKYQLLDPESANVVASGVVQRIGEPVAAGSPTIEHQSDGKTFEHDGEVGDHAAGLRLVFDIFAESGHDLADEGLRAVGHRVVHGGEVFYEPTLITDEVVEAISNLSSLAPLHNPANVVGIESARKLLPDVPQVAVFDTAFFHGLPAAAKTYAIDAKVAAAHGVRRYGFHGTSHEYVSGQVADFLGRDRGELNQIVLHLGNGASASAIRGGRAVDTTMGLTPLEGLVMGTRSGDLDPGIIFHLIRTAEMDVDDVDALLNRQSGIKGLSGVNDFRELGRLIETGDAAARLAFDVYIHRLRRYIGAYLVELGRVDAITFTAGVGENDAKVRAAALADLERFGITVDPERNTAKDRSARYISPEGAEVAVLVVPTNEELAIARAAARLVG
- a CDS encoding tetratricopeptide repeat protein, yielding MNGAPTRSTERFGDDGTGTPEPEVVAAEGVSPSSGLGGHEGEVRTPTRPSQRTARMSRQRPVVRRLGAGLVPIPAVTPVDPEQAVLADPEVSEGRRFCWRCGKPVGRATATHAAHAAGTCETCGAPYDFRPSLHQGDVVAGQYEIQGCIAHGGLGWIYLAIDRNVSDRWVVLKGLLHSGDAEAQAVAVAERQFLAEVAHPSIVKIHNFVEHPGPDGSPIGYIVMEYVGGHSLRDMLDQHVRPERMPVAEAIAYVLEVLPALEYLHSGGLAYNDLKPDNVMVTSERVELIDLGAVAQFEAYGNLYGTRGYQAPEVGRTGPTVASDIYTVGRTLAVLTLNLPMEKGAYVDGIPNPTDQPVLARHEFFHRLLLRATDPDPDRRFGSARLLGSQLMGVLREILAVELGNEHPQLSTLFSPPRTSFGTGEFVAQTDGIIDGIARSTLLRPRDVVAALPVPIIDPADPSAPLLAGAAHPEPRHALDELRHSRQRAAAEPAGAPDTFEMEVTLAEARAHLDLFEPAAARLVLERLTGTPEAADWRTDWYLGMTELLEQDFERAFAHFDSVLQAVPGEIAPKLALAATAELTLQHWDSPDPEEWRAYAENYYATVWRTDRGVVSAAFGLARQLAAAGDISAAVHALDEVPPASRHYAEARMTAVLMLLTSAPVGKLDEGTLYVAAARVQALPAGESRAAQLRVLVLGTALGWLEAGRIPKTSDAEIFGAPFTERELRRGIETGLRGIARSAPGRTHRYALVDLANAVRAKSWF